In the genome of Brachypodium distachyon strain Bd21 chromosome 3, Brachypodium_distachyon_v3.0, whole genome shotgun sequence, the window TGTTAATGGTTCGTCAAATTGACAGTTGAGAAAGATTTGACGGTGTTATTGGCCCAGATGTTAGTCATCTAAAGTCACGTGAAGTCACTTCACAGAAGCACGTCCTTCCCCGAGGTCTCTTGCTACAAATCTTTCATATACGGGATCATGGTGTATGAATGCAATACGTaggatttgtttttcaaaGACAACCCATAGAAATTTTGGAGGTCTTGTTCCTTCTATCCAAAGTTTTTTGTAGGAAAAAAGAATGTAAGAGTTGTAATCCTTCAAAATGTAGGTACAGATCCTTCGAATTAAGAGAGACCCTTAAATGGCAAATATACTACTCCTATGGCCCGAATTATTTGTTCcgaatttagtacaaagttgtttTAAATCAGCGACTAAGTAATTCCGGACGTAAAGTACATGCCGGAGGATACAGATCGATGCAGGTTCGCATTTCCAACTCGCATGGCTTACGTGACCACGACCGGCACGGCCCGGAGCGGGACAGCCATCTTGTTGGCCGTGGTAAACCTCTCGCTCATATCCAGCTCGTCGGCCGACACGCCGTCCGGCAGCCGCCACTCGAACGCGTGCAGCAGCGACGCCAGGATAAACGGCACGACCCGCTCCGCCAACGGCACGCCGGGGCACAGCCTTCGCCCGGACCCGAACGGGATGAATTCGAAGGACTTCCCCCAGAAATCCACCCGATccgccacgtccacgtccaGGAACCTCTCCGGCACGAACTCGTCGGGCCTCTCCCACGCCGACGGGTCCCGCATGATCGCCCACGCGTTGAAGATGACCGTCGACCCTTTCGGCACGGCGTAGCCGCCGATCTCCACGCCTTCGTCTGTCGCCAGGTGCGGCAGCAGGATCGGCGCACCGGGTGCAGCCGCAGGGACTCCTTCACCACGGCCTGGAGGTAACGCAGGCTCGCCACGTCGGCCTCCTCGATGCTTTCCTTGCCGCCGAGGGCGTCGCGTATCTCCGCACGAGCCCTGGCCATGGCGCCCGCGTTCCGGAGCAGCTCGGCCATCGCCCACTCCACGCTGAGCGTCGTCGTGTCGCTCCCGGCAGCCAGGACGTCGAAGAGTATGGTCGTCAGGTTGTCGCGCCCGATCTTGCCTTCGgagacgagctccaggagcgAGTCCATGAAGTCCCCGTGCGGGAACTTGTCGTTGTCGGCTGCCATACGACGGTCGATTATGGCGTCCAGTATTCGGAAGATTTTCTCGAAGCGCCTCGCCGTCCAGCGACGCCACCCTTGGAGGTCGAGACTACGGAGGAAAGGGACGAGGTCGGAGACGTTGGGCTTGGCGACCGCCTCGATGAGGTCCTCCACGAGCTCCCGCAGCCCCAGGGACGAGTTTAGGTCGGCGCTGGAGACCACGTCGACGGAGCAGAACGCGCTCGACATGAGGTTGAGCACGCCGCCGTACACGGCCTGGCCGAAGCTCACTTCCCGCCCAGCGCGGCAGCGGAAGTGGCGCACCATGTCGCGCACCTTGcgctcgcgcgcgccgcgcgccgcggcgAGCCCCCGCGCGGAGAAGACGTGGGCGGCCACGATCCCGCGCAGGGTCCtccagagcgggtccgagcTGGGCAGCCAGATGATGGAGCGGCCGGAGAAGCCGAGCGCGCGGGAGGTGTCCGGGACGGCGCGCGCGGCCAGGCGCCGGTCGTGCCTCGTGAAGGCCTCCCGCGCCGCGTCGCGCGAGGAGACCACCACGGCGGTCGTGAGGCCGAGCTTGAGCGTCATGACGGGGCCGTGGGCGCGGGCCAGGCGAGCGAGCGTGTGGTGGAGGTTGCCCCCGAGGCTGAGCACGTTGCCTAGAATGGGGAGCGGCGTGGGGCCCGGCGGCAGCCGGCGTTCCGTGCCGGTCGCGCGGCGCCCGCGTGCTGCCTGCAGGTTGGTCAGGCAGTAGTAGAGGAGCGAGACGACGGTGAGCACCGTCGCCCATAGCGGCCAGAGCTCGATCTCCATTTCGTTCGTCTCGTGGACGTGGGTTGTTCATCGTGGCCTGGCGGGAGTCCGTACGTTGATATAAGCACAGATGCCGGTGCCGTTTCACTGGTTGATGAGTTGGCTTTGGGGCTCTCGTGTCGTTGTCGAAAATTGTTTCGAGCGTCTTCGAGATGAGCCACCACGGATTTTGTACTACTCCTAGCAAAGTTTCAAATAAGCACTCCTGTTTTATAGAGATCGTGTCTACATCAAAAGGACCGGGACACTCATCAGGCAATCACATTCACAGCACttccctctaaaaaaaatcacattcAGGGCAGACGAAGTACAGTCCATGCAACAATGGCACGAGACGTTCGAGACAGAACTAAGGCTGTGTTTGGGCTGGGACTGAGGTAGAATGGAATGGAACCACTccgttccattccattcctaTGAGAATGGAGTGGTTTTATGTTGTTTGGTTTCGGAAATGGATCGGTTATAGATTTTGTTTGGTCTATGGGATACgatggaatggaatggtttcattttgtgtttggtttggGAGATGGAATGAGATGAAAGAATGTACTCACCTCCTGGTGAGGTTAATCTCCAGGAGTAAGAAATAGAACTGATCTACTCTTCATGATTTTGAAAACACAAGGAAAAAATTTGGCAGCATTTTGTTTGTATTTTCTCTCATAGACAGTTTAGAATACATGAACATAATACATATACGAATAAAACATACTAGTAGATGAAGCATCAGATCCATACATTACATATAGGGTCCATACAATTAATCACATTACAAGTCCAAAATACATCACAAATAGCATACTACTACAGTTAGTAGAGAACATTAGAGGAGTCCATACAACAGCAAAATATGCCAGCCTACATTAGAGGAGTCCATAATAAGCCTTCATAAGCATCCAATCATCCCATTGTACCGTTGGTTGGACCGAAGTTCTTCGTGACAGGACCGAAGTTCTTCGTGACATACCTAGTCACCCAAATCAACTTGTTAGAAAGGCTAAGCGTGACAAAAGCCCTTGCAGTCGATGGATTATCCACAAGATGAGCATAATAGTGAACAAGATGGCCCTCCTCAAATCCAGGAAGGCCGTCCAACGCATCCCAAAGACCTTcttgttgggaatatgccatagaggcaatcatgtatgatgtaattcccaatgtattcataaatattattgagttgtccttgtttgaacatctgatatgtatcattgaatatgtgatttgattatggaactatgtattcatgttgttcatactaaattgtccttagtcattgaggttgtgctggacacataacctagactaatgtgaaagttggctgatgactcggttccacttgtcatgggcatggtgatgtcattccagcttacacggactcggctaaagagtttagcgagtcggactgacccatattgagatgcaacgagtaggtcgtcatttgcatgtctcaatcaatgtaatccttagacctgaggttatcgcacaatccgagttgtggatcaccaacttaggttctgtcaaacgttgttccgtaacagggcagttataaaggcagagttcgggttgactgagaatcaagctgtgtgatgtggataaccaagatgggattttgcccctccgactggagagatattctctgggccctctcgagtgatatgattcgggaagcatggccatgcgcgacttggttaattgttaaccgggtcgatcgactaagagttagtcggatgaatcgtatatcacagatcgagaagagagttgaactattaaagtgatgacgattaatcgcctatagttcgacaaggtatatcgtgaggcaaaaagggactaagacgtatgtcacattggaaggtacgtcgtcatgactcgatggtacttgggagtcggcacgttctgctaggagccgctaccgattgatcgattgtgagtcggactctaatcgtgtccaagtcgccatgagcctgtggggtcacacacttaagagcgggagcaactatttggtcgggttggacccgaactggaattgggctgacaatgcgagttggactcgcagggtggatgggccacaaggcttggagcccacttccactcgatatataagcaggggcgtgggatgcctaaagggcacggttttttccactctcatgcgttgagaaccctagcccgattcagttcaaccgtcgcaccggatctagcagtccgccgccggagctcctcctcgcacgtgtggataccggcagaggtgctgtacgttcagcacttcgacgatcgcgggattggatcggctggatcggatcgagggactgcactgcatcaaggcgccgcatcaataatccgcaactgcgcgtctagtggtaatcctcgtggccttctacctcggctagatcttgggagttcgcgtaggaattttttttgtttatctctacgcgccccttcagtggtatcagagcggtaGCTTCTGGTATTAGGCCCTTGATCGCGCATATGTGATATGCAGTAGGCATTAGATTGGATCTAGTTGCTGTTTTGGTGGTCGGTCTATGAGatagatcggttttgtacaAGGTTGATTGGATCAATCATACTCGGGGATATGGATGATCTGTTGTCCGTGATCATACTGCTAAGGTCGTGGAACGACATACCCCTACCGGTCGGTTTCCGCCATCGGGGTATACTGTGACACGTAAATCCAGTTGCGGTGATCGAAGATCAAAGAGTTTGGTCGAATCGGAACACAgatcggatctgggtaaaatTGTTTTATCCGATGAAGAAATCCATGACCGGAATCCATGAAGCGGGACCGCCGGCTTCGCCCTGTCGTAGCGCCTTAGATGTCGTTGCGAGATTCACAACGCCGATAGATATCGTTTCTATGCATAACTTGTTTTGCAGGATGTTGTGAATGGTATGGCTTATGTGCATGTGATGTGTGTAATCCATACGTGATCTGCGTGTCACGTTTTTTGTCAGCCGGTTGGAGCCTAGGTGCTGTCATTTattgtataacgacctgcgtgtcgaaTTTTCCATGTAATTTCCGTTCACTAGCTAGTGTAGCTACTTGGAGAACCTGGAGGACATGCAATCCGATGTACAAGTCGGCGACATGGAGTAAGGCGGCACGTGACAAGAATTGGCACGAGTCTACTTACAAGCtttgtggagatggagatcaccatgaagagagccataccatttcacattataattgctttatttgtgttattgttATGTCTCAGTTTTACCTCTATCAGATAGTTGGTAGTTTAAATCTCTCAAAGAAGGTCTAGTCGGTCGCCCCGCCAAGTGCTGCACCATCACAAGTTGGACATTCTTGGTagtgggctcatgaaattgaggTGCTACCAATTCTTTCCAACTAGGTGGGTTTGAGTCGGACTCTTACAACGGAAGCACTTGGTAAGCTAGACGAGTCCATCACAACGGTTGTGGGGCTCGGGGCTCGGTAGGTCGGGAGCCGAGGCATGTGATGCCACCCGACTAACAGGAGTCGTATGAGATGCGattggcaaggtgttgcctacCCAGATCACTTGGCGGCTAGCggtgatgctaaagctcactagtcGTTTTGCTTATTTAGGATCCTGAATCACTTAGTAACCATCGGAGAGATGTTGGTTCTAGTGGGAGCATAAGTATTAAAGCGTTTAATATTCCTGCTCTTTTATGAATACATGTCTTAagtgttttgcatattttctgttgtagatcaatggcacctagcaaccttcctcatttgtccacttttgcgttgaggtcgatcctagagaaagataaacttaatggaactaatttcaccaactggtatcgTAATCTGAGGATAGTcctcaagcaagaaaagaaggaccatgTTCTAGACACTCCACTCCCAGATGAGCCTGATGAAGATGCGACAGTCGCTGTCATGAATGCCCACCGTAAGGCTAGAGATGAGTCTACGGAAATTAGCTGTCTTATGCTTGCACACATGGAACCggacttgcagcagcagttcgagaatgttgaggcctaCGATATGATCGAAAGCCTCAAAAGTATGTTCCAGGCTCAGGCAAAGACCGAGAGGTATCAAGTCTCTCAAGCTTTGCTTGGCTGTAAGCTCAAAGACGGCGATCCACTGAGTCCGCACGTGATCAAGATGACTGGTTACGTGCAGTCTTTGGATAGGCTGGGTTTTCCCATAAGCGATGAGTTCGCTACAGATATAGTTCTGAACTCTCTTCCTAGTGCATATGCTCCGTTCATCTCGAActatcacatgcatggtatggataagaagctcactgaactacatgggatgctcaagacagcagaggctgacctcaagaaaggcaccagtcaagtgttgatggtgcagaataaggctaagttcaagaagggttcttggactaagaagaagaaggctaagtCAGGAGGCAAAACTCAGGACTCTGTCCCGAGCGCTGCCTCAGGGACTAAGCCATCTCCTGCAGCTGGATCCACTTGCTTCTATTGCAAGACGGATGGGcactggaagaggaactgcagcaagtttttggctgacaaagccaagagtggaagtgggacTTCTAACTCAGGTACGCTTGTTTgtaatgttatagacatttatcttgctgatgcacctaacagtTCATGGGTATATGATACCGGATCAGTAAT includes:
- the LOC100826887 gene encoding LOW QUALITY PROTEIN: cytochrome P450 76M5-like (The sequence of the model RefSeq protein was modified relative to this genomic sequence to represent the inferred CDS: inserted 1 base in 1 codon); protein product: MEIELWPLWATVLTVVSLLYYCLTNLQAARGRRATGTERRLPPGPTPLPILGNVLSLGGNLHHTLARLARAHGPVMTLKLGLTTAVVVSSRDAAREAFTRHDRRLAARAVPDTSRALGFSGRSIIWLPSSDPLWRTLRGIVAAHVFSARGLAAARGARERKVRDMVRHFRCRAGREVSFGQAVYGGVLNLMSSAFCSVDVVSSADLNSSLGLRELVEDLIEAVAKPNVSDLVPFLRSLDLQGWRRWTARRFEKIFRILDAIIDRRMAADNDKFPHGDFMDSLLELVSEGKIGRDNLTTILFDVLAAGSDTTTLSVEWAMAELLRNAGAMARARAEIRDALGGKESIEEADVASLRYLQAVVKESLRLHPVXPILLPHLATDEGVEIGGYAVPKGSTVIFNAWAIMRDPSAWERPDEFVPERFLDVDVADRVDFWGKSFEFIPFGSGRRLCPGVPLAERVVPFILASLLHAFEWRLPDGVSADELDMSERFTTANKMAVPLRAVPVVVT
- the LOC104583723 gene encoding uncharacterized protein LOC104583723, translated to MAPSNLPHLSTFALRSILEKDKLNGTNFTNWYRNLRIVLKQEKKDHVLDTPLPDEPDEDATVAVMNAHRKARDESTEISCLMLAHMEPDLQQQFENVEAYDMIESLKSMFQAQAKTERYQVSQALLGCKLKDGDPLSPHVIKMTGYVQSLDRLGFPISDEFATDIVLNSLPSAYAPFISNYHMHGMDKKLTELHGMLKTAEADLKKGTSQVLMVQNKAKFKKGSWTKKKKAKSGGKTQDSVPSAASGTKPSPAAGSTCFYCKTDGHWKRNCSKFLADKAKSGSGTSNSGAGKN